From a region of the Alnus glutinosa chromosome 1, dhAlnGlut1.1, whole genome shotgun sequence genome:
- the LOC133873705 gene encoding receptor-like protein 6: MGFPPSLLPFVRFFLSVSLFYLIFAGFCYSVQPLCHDDESFALLKFKESFTINQSASNDPSAYPKVSLWKPESGDCCRWRGVKCNEDTGYVISLDLSSSCLYGSFNSNSSLFQLVHLQSLNLADNHFNSSRIPTGIRQLSRLRDLNLSISVFSGQITSEILELSNLVSLDLSSNHGLKLQKDGLRSIAQKLTNLKELHLSEVDISSTVPNILANLSSLTSLFLEECDLHGEFPTRIFHLPYLSSLRVGDNPYLIGSMPEFNRSSPLESLRLRNTSFSGELPNSIGNLESLKYFYVASCNFFGPIPSSFGNLTQLILLELGYNGLHGSIPQSISRLANLENLQLFYNHLSGTVEFDLFLKLKNLKRLQLSGNNISLLTKPSTNATLPKFEILTLASCDLSEFPDFLRNQDELGFLDLSENKIHGQIPKWMWNLSKETLWYLDLSSNSLTGFDQLPVFFPWTNLLVLQLGSNKLRGSLPIPPPSINSYSVSHNILTGEIPQLICNLSSIVFLDVSNNYLSGLLPQCLGNLSDSLSVLNLHNNSFHGTIPETFTEGNKLKMIDFSQNQLQGRLPRSLANCTMLEALNLGHNQMNDTFPFWLGVLPELRILILRSNGIYGAMENLNSNFDFLNIRIIDLSNNEITGKLPSQYFQNWKAMRTVDVKGIMYMEANGRFTALGNTLVSSFTYSMTFTYKGIERVYEKISDAFIAIDLSNNRFEEEIPEVVGYLKGLQLLNLSNNFLTGPIPFSLVNLTNLEILDFAQNKLSGGIPLQLVQLTFLEFFNVSHNHLTGPIPHGNQFDTFPNSSFSGNSGLCGSPLSKKCEDSEDSLPLPPTSEKNQNSLFFLFEFGWKVVVMGYGCGIIFGLLVGQIVFTKKHDLVMKTFAIGQSTRRKVNWRRYIN; encoded by the coding sequence ATGGGTTTCCCACCTTCTCTGCTTCCCTTTGTGCGCTTTTTTCTTTCAGTGTCCTTGTTTTATCTTATATTTGCTGGATTTTGTTATTCTGTGCAGCCACTGTGCCATGATGACGAGAGCTTCGCCTTGTTGAAATTCAAGGAAAGCTTTACCATCAATCAGTCTGCATCTAATGATCCTTCCGCTTATCCGAAAGTTTCGTTGTGGAAGCCTGAAAGCGGCGATTGTTGCAGGTGGCGTGGTGTCAAGTGCAACGAGGACACGGGTTATGTGATCAGTCTCGACCTCAGCAGCAGCTGTCTTTATGGCTCTTTCAACTCCAATAGCAGTCTATTCCAGCTTGTTCACCTCCAGAGCCTTAATCTTGCCGACAATCACTTTAATTCTTCTCGTATCCCAACTGGTATTAGACAGCTTTCGAGGCTAAGAGACCTCAATCTCTCTATCTCTGTATTTTCTGGTCAGATCACTTCAGAAATTTTAGAGCTCTCTAACTTAGTTTCCCTAGATCTCTCATCCAACCACGGATTGAAACTCCAAAAGGATGGCCTAAGAAGTATAGCTCAGAAGTTAACAAACTTGAAAGAACTACATCTTAGTGAGGTTGACATATCATCTACTGTACCCAATATCTTGGCAAACTTATCTTCTTTAACATCTCTATTTCTAGAAGAATGCGACCTGCATGGTGAGTTTCCCACAAGAATTTTCCATCTACCCTATCTATCGTCTCTTCGTGTAGGAGACAATCCATATCTCATTGGAAGTATGCCAGAATTTAACAGAAGCAGCCCCCTTGAATCATTGCGACTTCGTAACACGAGTTTCTCTGGTGAGCTACCGAATTCAATTGGTAACCTTGAgtccttaaaatatttttatgttgcttCTTGCAATTTCTTCGGGCCAATACCGTCTTCATTTGGTAACCTTACCCAACTAATCTTGCTAGAACTAGGATATAATGGGTTGCATGGTTCAATTCCACAGTCAATATCTAGGCTTGCGAATCTTGAAAATCTCCAGCTATTTTATAATCACTTGAGTGGCACGGTGGAATTTGACTTGTTTCTGAaactcaaaaatctcaagagGCTCCAACTATCCGGCAACAATATTTCATTGCTTACAAAGCCAAGTACCAACGCAACTCttccaaaatttgaaattttaactcTAGCTTCCTGTGACTTGAGCGAGTTTCCAGACTTTCTAAGGAACCAAGATGAGTTAGGGTTTTTGGAtctttctgaaaacaaaattcacgGCCAAATTCCAAAGTGGATGTGGAATTTAAGTAAAGAAACTCTCTGGTATTTAGACCTGAGTTCCAACTCTCTAACTGGTTTTGATCAACTTCCAGTTTTTTTCCCCTGGACTAATCTACTTGTTCTGCAACTTGGTTCTAACAAGCTTCGAGGGTCACTCCCAATCCCACCACCTTCCATCAATTCATATTCGGTCTCACACAACATACTGACGGGAGAAATCCCACAATTGATTTGCAATCTAAGTTCAATTGTTTTTCTTGACGTGTCAAACAATTACTTGAGTGGCTTGCTTCCGCAATGTTTAGGCAACTTGAGTGACTCTCTCTCAGTCCTAAACCTACACAACAATAGCTTCCATGGAACTATTCCCGAAACATTCACAGAAGGAAACAAATTGAAGATGATTGATTTTAGCCAAAATCAATTACAGGGGCGTCTACCAAGATCATTGGCCAATTGTACCATGCTTGAAGCTCTTAATTTGGGACATAATCAGATGAATGATACTTTCCCTTTTTGGTTGGGCGTTCTTCCAGAGTTGAGGATTCTCATTTTGCGATCTAATGGAATCTATGGTGCAATGGAAAATCTTAATAGCAATTTTGATTTCTTAAACATACGCATCATTGACCTCTCAAATAATGAAATTACTGGTAAGTTGCCCTCTCAGTACTTCCAAAATTGGAAAGCCATGCGAACAGTGGATGTTAAGGGTATAATGTATATGGAAGCAAATGGACGTTTCACAGCATTAGGAAACACATTAGTGTCCTCCTTCACTTACTCAATGACATTTACTTACAAAGGCATAGAGAGGGTATACGAAAAAATCTCAGATGCCTTCATAGCTATTGATTTGTCGAACAAtagatttgaagaagaaattccagAAGTTGTGGGGTATCTAAAAGGACTTCAGTTGCTCAACCTTTCCAATAACTTTCTCACCGGTCCTATCCCTTTTTCATTGGTGAACTTAACAAATCTGGAAATATTGGACTTTGCTCAAAACAAGTTGTCTGGTGGGATACCTTTGCAACTTGTGCAACTCACGTTTCTCGAATTCTTCAACGTCTCCCATAATCATCTCACGGGACCTATACCACATGGGAATCAGTTTGACACATTCCCAAACAGTTCGTTTAGTGGTAATTCTGGATTATGTGGAAGCCCTTTGTCAAAAAAATGTGAAGATTCAGAAGACTCACTGCCTTTACCTCCAACCTCTGAAAAGAATCaaaactcattattttttttgttcgaaTTCGGTTGGAAAGTAGTTGTTATGGGATATGGTTGTGGAATCATATTTGGACTTCTTGTTGGGCAAATTGTGTTCACAAAGAAGCATGATTTGGTTATGAAGACTTTTGCAATCGGGCAGTCAACACGAAGAAAGGTGAATTGGAGAAGATACATAAATTAG